The Macrotis lagotis isolate mMagLag1 chromosome 6, bilby.v1.9.chrom.fasta, whole genome shotgun sequence genome includes a window with the following:
- the LOC141492270 gene encoding heparan-sulfate 6-O-sulfotransferase 3-like gives MHNLAGYILRQLARDLVAFESCNQGEASQQLYPLFKGLLSPQLLWISSQALRKESYMPGNWHQKFSYDGARNFYYITMLRDPVSRYLSEWKHVQRGATWKTSLHMCDGRSPTPDELPTCYPGDDWSGVSLREFMDCGYNLANNRQVRMLADLSLVGCYNLTFMNESERNTILLQSAKNNLKNMAFFGLTEFQRKTQFLFERTFNLKFISPFTQFNITRASNVEINEGARKHIEELNFLDMQLYEYAKDLFLQRYHHTKQQEHQRDRQKRREERRLLKEHRAHRWQKEDETTVTEDYNSQVVRW, from the exons ATGCATAACCTAGCTGGCTATATCCTTAGGCAGTTAGCCAGAGATCTCGTGGCCTTTGAGAGCTGTAACCAAGGGGAAGCCAGCCAGCAACTCTACCCTCTTTTCAAAGGTCTCTTGAGTCCCCAGCTTCTCTGGATTAGCAGCCAGGCTCTCAGAAAAGAGTCTTACATGCCTGGAAACTGGCATCAAAAGTTTTCCTATGATGGTGCCAG GAATTTCTATTATATCACAATGCTGAGGGATCCAGTATCCCGTTACCTGAGTGAATGGAAACATGTCCAGAGAGGGGCCACTTGGAAGACATCTCTTCACATGTGTGATGGGAGAAGTCCAACTCCAGATGAGTTGCCTACTTGCTACCCGGGAGATGATTGGTCTGGTGTCAGCTTGAGGGAGTTTATGGATTGTGGCTATAACCTAGCCAACAACCGCCAGGTCCGAATGCTGGCAGACCTTAGTCTGGTGGGATGCTACAACTTGACTTTCATGAATGAGAGTGAGAGGAACACCATCCTGCTACAGAGTGCTAAGAACAACCTGAAGAACATGGCTTTCTTTGGGCTTACAGAATTTCAGCGGAAAACTCAGTTCCTTTTTGAGAGGACATTCAATCTCAAGTTCATCTCCCCCTTCACACAATTCAACATCACACGGGCCTCTAATGTGGAGATCAATGAAGGGGCTCGCAAGCATATCGAGGAGCTGAACTTCCTGGATATGCAACTTTATGAGTATGCAAAAGACCTTTTCCTACAACGCTACCATCACACCAAACAGCAGGAACACCAGAGGGATAGGCAGAAGAGACGGGAAGAGCGAAGGCTGCTTAAGGAGCATCGGGCTCATAGGTGGCAGAAGGAGGATGAGACAACTGTCACAGAGGACTATAACAGTCAAGTAGTCCGATGGTGA